The following nucleotide sequence is from Tachyglossus aculeatus isolate mTacAcu1 chromosome 11, mTacAcu1.pri, whole genome shotgun sequence.
acatatttattactctatttatttatttattttacttgtacatatctattctatttattttattttgttaatatgttttgttttgtgtctcccccttctagactgtgagcccactgttgggtagggactgtacatgttgccaatttgtacttcccaagcccttagtacagtgctctgcacacagtcagcgctcaataaatatgattgatttattgattggaggGCGGAGAAGAGGGGGACGCACCATGGGGGCGGCCAGAATGAGCATGGTCCAGCAGGTGGTGGCCCGGCCGTTGGTGGCGTCCGAGATGAGTCCGGCCAGGATGCCCCCTGGTCCGCAGAGTCACCGCCCAGTCGTCAGGCCACCGCGgccccctcctgctcccaccccactgcagagccctccctctgccccctcaacCCGCACAGGccggccccctcccacccacaggcccactctccctcccccccgctcAGGCCGGCCCCCACCACAGAGCGGCTTTCACGATCCCGAACCTATGATGCCCCCGACGTCAAACAGCGTGGACAGGTCGCCGGCGGCCTTGGCACTGAAGTGAGCTGGGTGGGGAGCGGAAGGGGCGGGGGTCACGGGGCGGGACTTGGGCCTCTAGTCCCGCCCAAGGCCCCAGGAGCAGCGGCCCCCAATtccccagtctgggaaggagacCCCCCCACCCATCTGCCAGGCCCTTGGCTCCCCAACCCATACCCATCCGGGCACTGACCCACGTTGGCGATGTAGAGTGGCAGCCAGTACAGGAACGTGTAGCTGACCAGCTTGGCGAAGAGCAGACACAGGGAGAACTCCACCACtccctggggggtgggaggtggtgtCAGGAAGTCTAAAGAGCCCCTACCTCCTTATCCCCAGGTGCCCTCTCCCcgcaccccctgccccctccctcaccgGGATCCTGAGGGCGCCCAGGAAGCTGATGGCTTCCGGGGGTGCTGCCGGCTCCTTGGAGCTCCCGGAGGTCtcgatgcccgtctccccgctgggGCAGGGGTCGCATACAGAGTCCGTCGAGGCGCCCGCCTCCTGGTCCGGCCCCGCCTGGGTCAAGAAGGGGCATCAAGAGGGGCCAGGCCAGACATCCCCCCACCCACGTCCTCTCAATGCCCCCAACCcccgggcagagctggggtctgcCTCAACTGGTTTCCGTGTGGGAGTGGTCCCAGATGCCCAGTCTGGCTGGgcagggcggggccgggccctcTGACTCACGTGGTGCTGTGGGACGGCACAATCCACATCCGCGGGGTCTGCAGGGCGAGGGAAGTGGGATTGGGTCAGTCGGTGGCGGTCACCCCCCtccgtccctctccccccgccgccccaggACTCGACCCCGCAGCCCCGCCCCGTACTCACTCTCGATGAGGAAGAAGAAGGTGATGAGGCCCATGCCCCCCATGATGGCCCCAGGcacgaggaagctgaggccccagGCGGAGCTCACCCAGACGCCCGCGATCAGGGAGCCCAGGATGTTCCCGACAGATGTGTGCGAGTTCCAGACACCCATGATGAGTCCGCGCCTGATGGGCAAGAGATGGGCTGCGGGCCACGCACACGCAGCGGAGGCCGGGGGATGCCTAGCCGGGCACTGGGGCAACCAACTGGGGGACATCCCACTGGACACTGAACCCGGGGGCGGCCAGGGGACAACCAGCGGGACttagtcccactgttgggtagggactgcctctatatgttgccaatttgtacttcccaagcgcttagtacagtgctctgcacatagtaagcgctcaataaatacgattgattgattgattgattagtccggaGGCAGCGGACGGGAGGCGCCCAGTGGGGCTGAACCCGGCCCCCACCCTAGTTCTCTTCCCACCCATTCAGGGGAGCCCTGCCGGCCCCTTCCCCAGTCCGGAGTCTCCATCTTTCTCCCAGTCCCCCCTTCCCAGGTTTCCCAACCCTCtccgtatccccccccagcttccctccccatctcccaccgaCTCACTTCCCCTTCCCGAACCAGTTGCCGACACAGGTCACGACGGAGGGCCAGCCCGTGGTCTGCACCAGCCCGTTAAAGATCTGCAGAGAGACGGGGCAGAGCACGCTGACCCCGGGCCACCGGGGGGTTGCCCGAggtggggccgggcccgggcggcGGGGTGCAGTACCTGGATGAGCACGTAGTACCACAGGGCGTGGATGCTCCAGAAGTAGCCAAGGCCAAAGAGCGCGGTGAAGAGGCCGCTGAGCAGCATCCCGGAGGAGAGGTAGTAACGTAGGGGGAGACGCTCGCCAAACACGCCGCTGTGGGGACAGCGGGGCTCAGAGAGGCCCCCCGAGGCTCCCCCGCTGACCCTCACCCGCCATCCGGCTCCCCCCGGGTACCTGATGAACATGCCAATGGCGTAGGCCACCAAGAAGGCGTTGTCCACGGCTCCCAGCAGCTCTTTGTAGTTGTCCTGGTCTGAGGCAAGTGTGAGAGCCGCCCCtgagtccctgcccagcagccccctgcccctccctgcctcagCACCCCAGGGCCCTCTGCCACGCCAAATGCCCAGGTGCCCTGCCCTTGCTGCCCCTCCCTCGCCATCTGCAGCCTCGgggggcaacaataataataatgatggcatttgttaagcgcttactatgcgcaaagcaccgttctaagtgccggggaggttacaaggtgatcaggttgtcccacggggggctcacggttttaatccccattttccagacgagggaactgaggcccagagaagggaagtgactcggccaaagtcacccagctgacagctggcggagccgggatttgaacccgtgacctctgactccaaagcctgggctctttccactgagctagggTAGGGTGGAAGGGTCCAGCCACCCTCAGGTCCCGTCCGGGGGCCGGGGCAGACGGAGGGAAGGGGGTCAGCGGCAGGGCCTCACCGAATGGGGCCCAACTGCACCAGGTGCTGCTGTTGGAGTGATTGTGTGCCTCATCCTTCCCCGAGCAATTCTGGTGCAGCTGactctggggaagagggaggccaagGGGGTGTCACCGTCCCCAGGCCCAAGTCCACCTCCCCCTACCCCGTCGTGCCCGCTGGAGCCCAGCCAGGGGAGGACgggcatgtacatatctattctatttattttattttgttagtatgtttggttttattctctgtctcccccttttagactgtgagcccaactgttgggtagagactgtctctatatgttgccaaattgtacttcccaagcgcttagtccagtgctctgcacacagtaagcgctcaataaatacgactgattgattgattgattgaaatgggcaAACCTTCCCGAGAGGCCggaccccttcctccccaaacccccatttcccctctcccacctcaccttgacGATGCTGAGGGGTTTCCGGGACAGGTGATAGCAGGTGTAGATGATGAAGGTGAGAAAGAGGACGGAACCCCGATACCTGCATTCGGGGGGGTGAGGTCAGGAGGCCCCAGGTTGTCTCCACTCTGGCCCCCCATGCCCCTGGCAGGTGGCCATGGCAACCCTAAGGCTCCGTGGACCCAGTGGCCTCACTCCGCCCGGGatctcagtcgatcaatcagtcagatcTCCCAGGAATTAAAGCAGCTCTGTCACTTTAaggctcttctctagactgtaaggtcgttatgggcaggaaatgtgtctgctcattttgttggagtacactctcccaagtgcttagtacagtgctctgcatgtagcaagcgcccgataaataccactgattgacatggCTGGATGCTCATCGGACAGGTCCGGTTGGGGccgtcagtcaatcacatttattgagcgcttgctgcgtgcagagctctgtactgagcacttacaatagctacaagctcgctctcttccccccttcaaagccctactgagagctcacctcctccaggaggccttcccaccagGAGCCcctttttacctctcctcctctccatcccccccgccctacctccttcccttccccacagcacctgtatatatgtatatatgtttgtacatatttattactctatttatttatttattctacttgtacgtatctattctatttattttattgtgttagtatgttgggttttgttctctgtctcccccttttagactgtgagcccactgttgggtagggactgtctctataggttgccaatttgtacttcccaagcgcttagtacagtgctctgcacatagtaagcgctcaataaatacgattgatgattgatgatgatgatgatgattactctatttattttactggtacgtatttactattctattgattttgttaatgatgtgcatctagctttaattctgtttgttctgacgacttgacacctgtccacatgttttgttttgctgtctgtctcccccttctagattgtgagcccgttgttgggtagggaccgtctctatatgttgccaacttgtacttcccaagcgcttagtacagtgctctgcacacagtaagcgctcaataaatacgattgaatgaatgaatgaatcaatcaatcaattgtatctattgagtgcgtactaagagccctgcactaagcgcttgggagagtacgatataaaaaaacaggtagaaacgttccctgctcacagcgagcttacaatctggagggggagatggtcataagcgctcaataaatacaatcgaatgaatagaaatacaatacagatatatacataagtgctgcgtaatagagacagcacaggcctgagcgtcagaaggtcattcattcattcattcaatcgtatttattgagcgcttactgtgtgc
It contains:
- the SLC37A2 gene encoding glucose-6-phosphate exchanger SLC37A2, whose product is MRSPLAPGISLFRSFSRDAWYRGSVLFLTFIIYTCYHLSRKPLSIVKSQLHQNCSGKDEAHNHSNSSTWCSWAPFDQDNYKELLGAVDNAFLVAYAIGMFISGVFGERLPLRYYLSSGMLLSGLFTALFGLGYFWSIHALWYYVLIQIFNGLVQTTGWPSVVTCVGNWFGKGKRGLIMGVWNSHTSVGNILGSLIAGVWVSSAWGLSFLVPGAIMGGMGLITFFFLIENPADVDCAVPQHHAGPDQEAGASTDSVCDPCPSGETGIETSGSSKEPAAPPEAISFLGALRIPGVVEFSLCLLFAKLVSYTFLYWLPLYIANVAHFSAKAAGDLSTLFDVGGIIGGILAGLISDATNGRATTCWTMLILAAPMLFLYNRVGQQGLGSSIAMLIVCGALVNGPYALITTAVSADLGTHRSLQGNAKALSTVTAIIDGTGSIGAALGPLLAGLISPTGWNNVFYMLIAADGLACLFLSRLVFKEIQSWRGLGRNQGYKRF